A genome region from Lactobacillus sp. ESL0791 includes the following:
- a CDS encoding carbohydrate deacetylase, with the protein MGMLIVNADDFGYCPAVNKGVIESYQQGIVTSATIMVGMPGFDQAIELAKANPGMGLGVHLTLTCRKPIRNDVPSLVDEHGDFHKITFYEKDFSVDLDEVYQEWKAQINKVIASGIQPDHLDSHHHVHTIKGITQVFDQLAKEYQLPVRGNYSKSKGIKSPAYFFTNFDSVARTKDIWKPYDIHNLIENTNKFGSVEIMCHPGYLDTTIYEGSSLNINRMYTMRELQNKHYPKLLQENGVTLGTFKDL; encoded by the coding sequence ATGGGAATGTTAATAGTAAATGCTGACGATTTTGGCTATTGTCCAGCAGTAAACAAAGGTGTCATTGAATCTTATCAACAAGGAATTGTAACCTCAGCGACAATCATGGTTGGCATGCCAGGCTTTGATCAAGCGATTGAGCTCGCTAAAGCAAATCCTGGAATGGGTTTAGGTGTACATTTAACGCTGACTTGCCGTAAACCGATTAGAAATGATGTACCAAGTTTAGTTGATGAGCATGGTGATTTTCACAAAATCACCTTTTATGAAAAAGATTTTTCAGTGGACCTGGATGAAGTCTACCAGGAATGGAAAGCCCAGATCAATAAAGTAATTGCAAGCGGCATTCAGCCGGACCATCTGGACAGTCACCATCACGTGCATACGATCAAAGGAATTACCCAAGTGTTTGATCAACTGGCTAAGGAATATCAGCTGCCAGTTCGGGGAAATTATTCTAAGTCTAAGGGAATTAAGAGTCCAGCTTACTTCTTTACTAATTTTGATTCTGTAGCAAGAACTAAAGATATTTGGAAGCCATATGATATTCATAATTTAATTGAAAATACTAATAAGTTTGGCTCAGTTGAAATTATGTGTCACCCTGGTTACCTTGATACAACTATCTATGAAGGCTCAAGCCTAAACATTAATCGGATGTATACCATGCGTGAATTACAGAATAAACATTATCCAAAATTACTCCAAGAAAATGGTGTAACACTGGGCACTTTTAAGGACTTATAA
- a CDS encoding PTS transporter subunit EIIC produces MVKDKIQAAMQTFARAIIQPVMFMAVTGIIIALSAILKMDSMPAVFKTIGNLFFTTLQSGIIGQLSLIFCVGIAAAMAKKHKTDAAILGVSVYLIFLYSNNFWLNLTHRLAKAGSQGLAGTGQAEVLGVQVTDMGVFLGIILGCITGYFVNKLGNIKFHKYLASYEGTKFVYLILIFGVILFGILITYIWPPINHVVSATVSMMGKSGSIGLFAYGFLNRMLLPFGMHHLLWMPLYYTPLGGTAKILGKTYSGAMNIFLAELGNIGKIHSMHWSIGFLCNFGYIFLPIGIGLAFINTAKPENKDRVKGLVIPAVISAVVAGITEPIEFMFLFTAPLLWVAHGIIYGLGLVIPHLLGINIMVENIINTIMYSIVVPNSLGHQWLIIPVGLLLMAMEYYTFKFLILKFNLKTVGREDEEPELAGEQSGSGQNVVVGTSDEVQFSHLVKGLGGASNIKDVENCYSRIRINVIDASKIDLAEIKKFPSSGVINKKNNVQIVIGPGVESTKEKLDDFIAGLGTKEY; encoded by the coding sequence ATGGTTAAAGACAAAATACAAGCTGCGATGCAGACGTTTGCTCGTGCGATTATACAGCCTGTAATGTTTATGGCAGTAACTGGGATTATCATAGCTTTGTCGGCAATTCTGAAAATGGATTCAATGCCTGCCGTTTTTAAGACAATCGGGAATTTATTCTTTACAACACTTCAGAGTGGTATCATTGGTCAATTATCATTAATTTTCTGTGTAGGAATTGCGGCAGCGATGGCCAAAAAGCATAAGACGGATGCTGCAATTTTGGGTGTGAGCGTATACCTGATTTTTCTGTATTCAAACAATTTTTGGCTTAATTTAACACATCGTTTAGCCAAAGCTGGCAGCCAAGGCTTAGCTGGAACTGGACAAGCCGAAGTTTTAGGCGTTCAGGTAACCGACATGGGTGTGTTTTTAGGAATTATTCTTGGCTGTATCACCGGCTATTTTGTTAATAAGTTGGGTAATATAAAATTTCATAAATATCTCGCTTCGTATGAAGGAACAAAGTTTGTATATTTGATACTTATTTTTGGCGTTATTTTGTTTGGAATTTTAATAACATATATTTGGCCGCCGATTAATCATGTGGTTTCAGCAACTGTTAGCATGATGGGTAAATCAGGATCGATTGGGTTGTTTGCGTATGGCTTTTTGAACCGAATGCTGTTACCGTTTGGGATGCACCATTTGTTGTGGATGCCTCTGTACTACACGCCACTTGGTGGAACAGCAAAAATTCTTGGCAAGACATATAGCGGAGCAATGAATATTTTCTTAGCAGAATTAGGAAATATTGGAAAAATTCATTCGATGCATTGGTCGATTGGCTTTTTATGTAATTTTGGATATATCTTTTTGCCGATTGGCATTGGACTTGCCTTCATTAATACTGCAAAACCAGAAAATAAGGATCGTGTTAAAGGGTTAGTTATTCCGGCAGTTATCTCAGCAGTTGTAGCTGGTATCACAGAACCAATTGAATTTATGTTTTTGTTCACTGCTCCACTGCTTTGGGTAGCACACGGTATTATATACGGTCTCGGACTAGTTATTCCACATTTGCTGGGAATAAATATTATGGTTGAAAATATAATCAATACTATTATGTACAGCATAGTTGTACCAAATTCTCTCGGTCATCAGTGGTTAATTATACCAGTCGGCTTATTATTGATGGCAATGGAATACTATACATTTAAGTTCTTGATTTTGAAATTTAATTTAAAGACAGTTGGACGTGAAGATGAAGAACCTGAACTAGCTGGAGAACAGTCTGGCTCTGGTCAAAATGTAGTTGTAGGAACAAGTGATGAAGTGCAATTTTCACATTTGGTTAAAGGTCTTGGCGGAGCCAGCAATATTAAAGATGTTGAGAACTGTTACAGCCGAATAAGAATTAATGTAATTGATGCTTCTAAAATTGATTTAGCTGAAATTAAAAAGTTTCCTTCTTCTGGTGTGATTAATAAGAAGAACAATGTTCAAATCGTAATCGGACCGGGCGTTGAAAGTACTAAGGAAAAGTTGGATGACTTTATTGCTGGATTAGGCACTAAGGAATATTAA
- a CDS encoding 6-phospho-alpha-glucosidase, with product MKKNVVTIAGGGSGYTPGILLTVLKFKEEFPLKEIRLYDIDEQRNSDMGIIVDFLLKKQRPDVKLTVTQDPETAFTGCDFVFSQIRAGGMKMREKDEKIPLKYGLVGQETCGLGGFSYGMRSMKSFLEMVGFIEKYAPNAWILNYTNPESIIAESVRRKFPNIKIINACDQTISIEELLDKSFGYDRKNFIAQYYGLNHFGWYKEIYDVTRGKDILPEIIEKIKKQGLDVSGMEPSWAHTYNVMTDMVREFFPKYLPNNYLQYYLYEDRALEKENPNYTRANEVMDSRLKKIKDTVAEIKANPNLDTIDYATESHGLYIVEMAISILHNKNDRFMLIVPNKGAIPNLRPDAVVEIPCYVNAKGVEPVSMREGIPDLHKGMMEAQVAAEKLLVDAFFEHSYQKALEAFALNQTVPNATIAKKILNEFIEVNGDYWVELK from the coding sequence ATGAAGAAAAATGTCGTAACAATTGCTGGTGGGGGAAGTGGCTATACGCCAGGGATTTTGTTAACGGTATTGAAATTTAAAGAGGAGTTTCCGCTCAAAGAAATTCGGTTGTATGACATTGACGAGCAGCGCAATTCAGATATGGGAATTATAGTAGACTTTTTACTAAAAAAGCAACGCCCTGATGTTAAATTGACTGTTACTCAAGATCCAGAAACTGCTTTTACTGGCTGTGACTTTGTATTTTCACAAATTCGCGCTGGCGGCATGAAGATGCGGGAAAAAGATGAGAAAATTCCGTTAAAGTACGGCTTAGTTGGTCAAGAAACTTGTGGCTTGGGCGGCTTTTCTTACGGAATGCGCTCAATGAAGAGTTTTTTGGAAATGGTCGGCTTTATCGAGAAGTATGCACCAAATGCCTGGATTCTGAATTATACCAATCCAGAATCAATTATTGCCGAATCTGTCAGAAGAAAATTCCCTAATATCAAAATTATCAACGCTTGTGACCAGACAATCTCAATTGAAGAACTGCTTGATAAGTCATTTGGTTATGATCGAAAGAACTTTATTGCGCAATATTATGGCTTGAATCACTTTGGCTGGTACAAGGAAATTTATGATGTTACCCGAGGCAAAGATATTCTACCGGAAATCATTGAAAAAATTAAAAAGCAAGGATTGGATGTTTCAGGTATGGAACCATCTTGGGCACATACTTATAACGTTATGACCGATATGGTACGGGAATTCTTCCCTAAGTATTTGCCAAACAATTATCTGCAATATTATTTGTATGAAGACCGTGCTTTGGAGAAAGAAAATCCCAATTACACTCGTGCAAATGAAGTTATGGATAGTCGACTTAAGAAGATTAAGGATACTGTGGCAGAAATTAAGGCTAATCCAAACCTCGATACAATTGATTACGCTACTGAGAGCCACGGCTTGTACATTGTAGAAATGGCCATTTCTATTTTACATAATAAGAATGACAGATTTATGCTCATCGTGCCAAACAAAGGTGCGATTCCTAATTTACGGCCAGATGCTGTGGTTGAAATTCCATGTTATGTGAATGCTAAAGGTGTTGAGCCGGTTTCAATGCGTGAGGGCATTCCAGATCTCCATAAAGGGATGATGGAAGCACAAGTAGCAGCTGAAAAATTGCTGGTAGATGCTTTCTTTGAACATTCTTACCAAAAAGCCTTAGAAGCTTTCGCCTTGAATCAGACTGTACCAAATGCAACGATTGCAAAGAAGATACTGAATGAATTCATAGAAGTAAACGGCGATTACTGGGTTGAGCTGAAATAG
- a CDS encoding MurR/RpiR family transcriptional regulator, protein MPDFFVTAINIGQLSLSKSDLEIIKQLDKNINLVPKSNIKELAAISFTSQASLSRLVKKMGFSSFSEFKFRIKDFLNQNKQQTGNPQDYLSTTIDEIKLTHTLNQAKMNSAAQLILNSAKCYTFGTGWKQLQLLNNFSTDLVYYDENLYSLRTKEDLINSTKSMNENMTVIIASVSGNISTYREAIELLKLKKVKIISITHQQDCELARISDISLFFVDHNLTIPNIHWSAQTLTYLLNLLIYYIVNNKNAG, encoded by the coding sequence ATGCCAGATTTTTTCGTTACAGCAATCAATATCGGCCAGTTATCTTTATCAAAAAGTGATCTTGAAATTATTAAACAGCTTGATAAGAACATTAATTTAGTTCCTAAAAGTAACATCAAGGAATTGGCAGCCATTTCCTTCACATCGCAGGCCAGTCTTTCCAGACTTGTTAAAAAAATGGGGTTTTCCAGTTTTTCAGAATTCAAATTTCGCATTAAAGATTTCTTGAACCAAAACAAGCAGCAGACTGGCAATCCTCAAGATTATCTTTCAACTACAATCGATGAAATAAAACTAACGCATACACTAAATCAAGCAAAAATGAATTCTGCAGCTCAACTCATTCTTAATTCTGCAAAGTGTTACACCTTCGGTACTGGATGGAAGCAGTTACAACTTCTTAATAACTTTTCTACAGATTTGGTTTATTATGACGAAAATTTGTATTCCCTACGCACTAAGGAAGACTTGATTAATTCGACAAAATCTATGAATGAAAATATGACTGTCATAATTGCTTCTGTTTCTGGTAATATTTCAACATATAGAGAAGCGATTGAGCTGTTGAAGCTCAAAAAAGTAAAAATAATTTCAATTACTCATCAGCAAGACTGTGAACTGGCAAGAATTAGTGATATTTCATTATTTTTTGTGGATCATAACTTAACAATTCCCAATATTCACTGGTCTGCGCAAACTTTGACATATTTATTAAATTTATTAATTTATTATATTGTTAATAATAAGAATGCAGGCTAA
- the pepC gene encoding aminopeptidase C, which produces MAKEITNDDIAKFTSDLAKHPGVNIASHAAQENGIFKASQNLQSQIDLTPNFSIEIDTGKPADQKQSGRCWMFSALNTMRHPVQKKYKIKDFELSQNYTNFWDKIEKSNFFLENVIASSNKPLGDRKVAFLFTTPQQDGGQWDMLCGIIEKYGIVPKSVYPETANATNSGALNDTLNTLLRKDGLELRRLVNDGKSKDEVEKRKNEMLNDVFRILAISLGVPPKKFDFEYTDDNGDYHREDGITPKEFFDKYVGMNLEEHVSTINSPTDDKPYHKVFSVEYLGNVEGGRQVRHLNLKIDEMKDLIIKQLKSGEVVWFGSNVSKDSERQLGLLDTNIYRRDELFDVDFSMSKGDQLDSSESMMNHAMVITGVDVVNGKPTKWKIENSWGDKPGFKGYFIMSDAWFDSFVYQAVINKKFLSDDLKKAFDEGSKNPIELLPWDPMGALAFKY; this is translated from the coding sequence ATGGCAAAAGAAATTACAAATGATGACATTGCTAAGTTTACTTCAGACCTGGCAAAGCACCCTGGTGTGAACATTGCCAGCCATGCTGCTCAAGAAAATGGTATTTTTAAGGCAAGTCAAAATCTGCAGTCACAGATTGACCTAACCCCTAATTTTTCAATTGAAATTGATACGGGCAAGCCAGCCGATCAAAAGCAATCGGGCCGCTGCTGGATGTTCTCAGCCCTGAACACGATGCGTCACCCTGTACAAAAGAAATACAAGATCAAGGATTTTGAATTATCGCAGAACTACACTAACTTCTGGGACAAGATTGAAAAATCCAACTTTTTCTTGGAAAATGTAATTGCAAGCAGCAACAAACCGCTTGGTGATCGTAAAGTTGCCTTCTTGTTCACAACCCCGCAGCAAGATGGTGGCCAATGGGACATGCTCTGCGGTATTATTGAAAAATACGGCATTGTTCCTAAGAGCGTTTATCCAGAAACAGCTAATGCAACTAACTCTGGCGCTTTAAACGACACTTTGAACACACTTCTGCGTAAAGACGGTTTGGAATTGCGTAGGCTGGTTAATGACGGCAAGTCTAAAGACGAAGTTGAAAAGCGCAAGAACGAAATGCTGAATGATGTATTCCGGATTCTGGCAATCTCACTTGGGGTGCCGCCAAAGAAATTTGATTTTGAATACACAGATGATAACGGCGATTACCACCGCGAAGATGGCATTACACCAAAAGAATTTTTCGACAAGTATGTGGGCATGAATCTTGAAGAACATGTTTCAACCATCAACTCACCAACTGATGACAAACCTTACCACAAGGTTTTCTCAGTTGAATATCTAGGCAATGTTGAAGGCGGACGTCAGGTTCGGCACCTTAACCTCAAAATTGACGAAATGAAGGACCTAATCATTAAACAATTGAAGTCGGGCGAAGTTGTCTGGTTCGGCTCAAATGTCAGCAAGGATTCCGAAAGACAGTTAGGACTGCTTGACACTAACATTTATAGACGTGATGAACTGTTTGATGTTGATTTTTCAATGTCCAAGGGCGACCAGCTTGATTCCAGCGAGAGTATGATGAACCATGCCATGGTAATTACTGGGGTTGATGTCGTTAACGGCAAGCCAACCAAGTGGAAGATTGAAAATTCATGGGGCGACAAACCTGGTTTCAAGGGTTACTTCATCATGAGCGATGCTTGGTTTGACTCCTTTGTTTACCAAGCAGTTATCAATAAGAAGTTCCTGTCCGACGACTTAAAGAAGGCCTTCGATGAGGGTTCTAAGAACCCAATCGAATTACTTCCGTGGGACCCAATGGGCGCTTTGGCTTTTAAGTATTAA
- a CDS encoding PTS glucose transporter subunit IIA, translating to MFGLHRKNSCRLYAPVSGEVIPVEQVADDVFSQKMMGDGFAVVPTESQIYAPVTGKIVSVFPTKHAIGIKTDSGLEVLVHLGLDTVELKGEPFKNMVAVDQRVTEKTIISQMDIDAIKKAGYDPTVVVVFTNMKIVKEMTPLKMGKTTHSSVIGEIKI from the coding sequence ATGTTTGGATTGCATCGAAAAAATTCGTGTCGGCTTTATGCTCCAGTTAGTGGAGAAGTAATTCCGGTAGAGCAAGTTGCGGATGACGTATTTTCCCAAAAAATGATGGGCGATGGCTTTGCTGTAGTACCGACTGAGAGTCAAATATATGCGCCGGTTACGGGCAAAATTGTTTCAGTTTTTCCGACTAAGCATGCTATCGGAATAAAAACTGATAGTGGCCTTGAAGTGCTGGTTCATTTGGGCTTAGACACCGTTGAATTAAAGGGTGAACCGTTTAAAAATATGGTAGCAGTTGACCAAAGGGTTACTGAAAAAACGATTATTTCACAAATGGATATAGACGCAATTAAGAAGGCTGGCTATGACCCAACTGTAGTAGTCGTTTTCACTAACATGAAAATTGTAAAAGAAATGACTCCGTTGAAAATGGGGAAAACCACTCATTCAAGTGTCATTGGGGAAATCAAAATTTGA